One window of Jannaschia sp. CCS1 genomic DNA carries:
- a CDS encoding fumarylacetoacetate hydrolase family protein translates to MGLMWFEKDGETRLGARSEAGITALTGQDMVAALAETPVQGAAVSDPVTALPPVTPTAKILCVALNYVDHAKEANQPVPETPIVFFKTFDAMIAGGAPIRAPRMITQLDYEGELALIIGKRGFDIAKTDAWDHIAGVTTLNDVSARDIFKVKAGAASHLDWFSGKCLNQSTPIGPEVFPLSAIEDDLKAGTTRIRCLVNGEVRQDAPVADMIFDIPTMIAFISSRIPLNPGDIIATGTPPGVGAGTDRYLSKGDVVRVEVTGLPPMENTVA, encoded by the coding sequence ATGGGATTGATGTGGTTCGAAAAAGACGGTGAGACGCGGCTTGGCGCGCGGTCCGAGGCGGGCATCACGGCCCTTACCGGGCAGGACATGGTCGCAGCTTTGGCCGAGACACCCGTGCAGGGTGCTGCGGTATCGGACCCGGTCACGGCCCTGCCGCCGGTCACGCCAACCGCCAAGATCCTGTGTGTTGCGTTGAACTACGTGGACCACGCGAAGGAGGCGAACCAGCCGGTTCCGGAAACGCCCATTGTCTTCTTCAAGACCTTTGATGCGATGATTGCAGGCGGGGCGCCGATCCGTGCGCCCCGGATGATCACGCAACTCGACTACGAGGGTGAACTGGCGCTGATCATCGGCAAACGTGGCTTTGACATCGCCAAGACCGACGCCTGGGATCACATCGCGGGCGTCACCACGCTGAACGATGTCTCGGCCCGCGATATCTTCAAGGTCAAGGCCGGTGCTGCGAGCCATCTTGACTGGTTTTCGGGCAAATGCCTGAACCAGTCCACGCCCATCGGGCCCGAGGTCTTTCCGCTATCGGCCATCGAAGACGATCTGAAGGCTGGCACCACCCGCATCAGATGCCTGGTGAACGGTGAGGTGCGCCAGGATGCGCCCGTCGCAGACATGATCTTCGACATTCCAACGATGATCGCCTTCATCTCAAGCCGTATCCCGCTGAACCCCGGTGACATTATCGCCACCGGCACGCCCCCCGGCGTCGGCGCGGGCACGGACCGCTATCTGAGCAAAGGTGACGTGGTCCGGGTTGAGGTGACAGGATTGCCGCCGATGGAAAACACGGTGGCCTGA
- a CDS encoding TRAP transporter small permease gives MSQGHDQPPASGDADRAPSLSSIDRVLGTLSRVAAGIGALWIFGIMVLINLDVVMRGVASAPLPAVPEFVALSITGIVFLQLAAALRSGRFIKSDALGAILFERVPVLGRVLRPAMYALGATLFSVLAYASWRILMRAIERGTYVGTIGGVTFPIWPISLIIVLGACLVALEYALMALKEVLSR, from the coding sequence ATGAGCCAGGGGCACGATCAGCCCCCGGCCTCGGGTGACGCGGATCGGGCACCCTCCCTGTCCAGTATCGACAGGGTGCTTGGCACCTTGTCCCGCGTCGCGGCGGGGATCGGCGCTTTGTGGATCTTTGGCATCATGGTGTTGATCAACCTGGATGTCGTGATGCGCGGTGTCGCCTCCGCCCCCTTGCCGGCGGTGCCAGAATTCGTGGCGCTCTCCATCACCGGGATCGTGTTCCTGCAACTGGCGGCCGCCCTCCGCTCAGGCCGGTTCATCAAATCAGACGCCCTGGGTGCGATCCTGTTTGAGCGGGTCCCAGTCCTGGGCCGTGTATTGCGACCTGCGATGTACGCCCTTGGCGCGACCTTATTTTCCGTTCTGGCCTATGCCAGCTGGCGCATTTTGATGCGCGCGATTGAACGCGGCACCTATGTGGGCACCATCGGCGGCGTTACGTTTCCAATCTGGCCGATCTCTCTGATCATCGTGTTGGGGGCCTGCCTCGTGGCGCTGGAATATGCGCTGATGGCCTTGAAAGAGGTATTGAGTAGATGA
- a CDS encoding class II aldolase/adducin family protein, protein MPDPYYASVDDLKQELVHGFRAMALNDLGLGLLAHLTARMPGADTYWTYQIGQSVEEVRLSDLREVGFDAKAVDGTSPINPSILCHGDVYRARPDITCILHHHSKASIALGAIGANLAPIDRNSGRWHDEINIVEDFDAPEIANQGTSMVDALGSGKALILKHHGALVTGRNIRETVVAAAELDRAMEVQLMAMGAGTPAEIPQAEIDDCKKFLASDMFADGTWNWYMRTMARRGLLDGASE, encoded by the coding sequence ATGCCCGATCCCTATTACGCCTCTGTCGATGATCTGAAACAGGAGCTGGTCCACGGTTTCCGCGCCATGGCACTGAACGATCTGGGCCTTGGCCTTCTGGCGCATCTGACCGCGCGGATGCCGGGGGCGGACACGTATTGGACGTATCAGATCGGCCAATCCGTCGAAGAGGTCCGGTTGAGTGATCTGCGAGAGGTCGGGTTCGATGCCAAGGCGGTGGATGGGACAAGCCCGATCAATCCGTCCATCCTGTGCCACGGCGATGTCTACCGCGCGCGGCCCGATATCACCTGCATCCTGCACCACCATTCGAAGGCGTCCATTGCCCTGGGCGCGATCGGCGCAAACCTGGCACCCATCGACCGAAACTCAGGCCGCTGGCATGATGAGATTAACATCGTGGAAGACTTCGACGCGCCCGAGATTGCCAATCAAGGCACGTCCATGGTGGACGCGCTTGGGTCCGGCAAGGCGCTGATCCTGAAACACCACGGGGCCCTGGTCACCGGCCGCAACATCCGCGAAACCGTCGTCGCAGCGGCCGAGTTGGACCGCGCGATGGAGGTGCAACTGATGGCCATGGGCGCAGGCACCCCGGCCGAGATCCCGCAGGCCGAGATCGACGATTGCAAGAAATTCCTCGCCTCTGACATGTTCGCGGACGGCACCTGGAACTGGTATATGCGTACGATGGCACGCCGGGGCCTTCTGGACGGCGCGTCTGAGT
- a CDS encoding GNAT family N-acetyltransferase yields MTPARMAALHGACFARGWPEAEMAELLAKPTTLAATTDHGFALLQLIAPEAEVLTIIVDPALRGQGHGRALLGQALLAAQKGGAETVFLEVDAENAPARALYTRAGFIQTGTRKGYYTHKTGRHSDAIVMARALEPGI; encoded by the coding sequence ATGACCCCCGCCCGGATGGCCGCCCTGCACGGCGCATGCTTCGCGCGCGGTTGGCCCGAGGCGGAGATGGCTGAGCTTCTGGCCAAACCCACGACACTGGCGGCCACAACTGATCATGGCTTCGCGCTTCTGCAACTGATCGCGCCCGAGGCGGAGGTGCTCACCATCATCGTCGACCCTGCGCTGCGCGGGCAGGGTCATGGCCGCGCGCTCCTCGGGCAAGCCCTCCTCGCCGCGCAAAAAGGGGGGGCAGAGACCGTGTTTCTTGAGGTTGACGCCGAGAACGCCCCGGCCCGTGCGCTGTACACGCGCGCAGGGTTCATCCAGACCGGCACGCGAAAGGGCTACTACACCCACAAGACAGGCCGTCACAGCGACGCGATCGTCATGGCGCGTGCCCTGGAACCGGGCATATAA
- a CDS encoding TRAP transporter large permease, whose product MSFELTVGFGSVFLMVALIWLGLHVAVALAAASFLGVWLIRGDVELAARLLGLAAEDSIASYVFGVIPLFVLMGLLVERAGVGRDAFDVGESAFRRIKGGLGVATVGANAIFAAITGVSIASAAVFTKVAVPQMIDRGYNPRFAVGVVAGSSVLGMLIPPSLLLIIYGVLVEVSIGDLFLAGILPGLLLAVLYAIGILVMARKTPGFVGTPPAEDDGRPGLGWPTICAKLFPIVLLIGAVFGGLYGGWFTPTEAGAVGAFLALLVALARRSLTPARLWEVLKETGHVTASICILFVAATMYSRMLALSGFPNALGDWLTASQFGLTGIIIAYVALILILGSILDSTSIMLITVPLFAGPIVALGADLIWFGIITIIAVEIGLLTPPLGISAFVVKANLQDDRIGLKDIFLGAAPFAGIMLICLILVIVFPALSLALIR is encoded by the coding sequence ATGAGTTTTGAGCTGACCGTGGGCTTCGGCTCCGTCTTTCTGATGGTTGCGCTGATCTGGCTTGGACTGCACGTGGCCGTCGCGCTGGCTGCGGCAAGCTTTCTGGGCGTCTGGCTGATCCGTGGCGATGTGGAGCTTGCGGCGCGCCTTCTTGGACTTGCTGCCGAGGACAGCATCGCGTCCTACGTGTTTGGCGTGATCCCGTTGTTCGTGCTGATGGGATTACTGGTGGAACGCGCCGGTGTGGGCCGCGATGCCTTTGACGTGGGCGAAAGCGCGTTTCGGCGCATCAAGGGCGGGCTTGGTGTTGCTACGGTCGGAGCCAATGCGATCTTTGCGGCGATCACCGGCGTCTCCATCGCGTCGGCGGCGGTGTTCACCAAGGTGGCCGTGCCGCAGATGATCGACCGGGGCTATAACCCGCGCTTCGCTGTTGGGGTCGTGGCGGGATCCTCGGTTCTGGGCATGCTGATCCCGCCGTCGCTTCTGCTCATCATCTATGGTGTGCTGGTCGAGGTTTCCATCGGCGATCTGTTCCTTGCGGGGATCCTTCCGGGGCTGTTGCTCGCGGTTCTCTATGCCATCGGCATCCTTGTCATGGCGCGCAAAACGCCCGGCTTTGTGGGCACACCTCCGGCGGAGGATGATGGGCGCCCCGGCCTTGGCTGGCCCACAATCTGCGCCAAACTCTTCCCCATCGTCCTGCTGATCGGGGCCGTGTTCGGCGGGCTCTACGGCGGCTGGTTTACCCCGACAGAGGCCGGCGCGGTCGGCGCATTCCTCGCCCTGCTCGTCGCCCTCGCCCGCCGTAGCCTGACCCCCGCACGCCTGTGGGAGGTGCTGAAGGAAACCGGCCACGTCACGGCTTCCATCTGCATCCTGTTCGTGGCGGCGACGATGTATTCGCGCATGCTGGCGCTGTCGGGCTTTCCCAACGCCTTGGGCGATTGGCTGACCGCGTCGCAGTTCGGCCTGACCGGCATCATCATCGCCTATGTCGCGCTGATCCTGATCCTTGGCTCGATCCTGGACAGCACGTCCATCATGCTGATCACCGTGCCTCTCTTCGCGGGGCCCATCGTGGCGCTTGGCGCGGATCTGATCTGGTTCGGCATCATCACCATTATTGCGGTCGAGATCGGATTGCTGACCCCGCCCCTGGGAATATCGGCCTTTGTGGTGAAGGCCAATCTTCAGGACGACCGCATCGGCCTGAAGGATATTTTCCTCGGCGCCGCCCCCTTCGCAGGTATCATGCTGATCTGTCTGATCCTCGTCATTGTCTTCCCGGCCCTGTCACTGGCCCTTATCCGATAG
- a CDS encoding GFA family protein: MTGRCYCGRARLTASALPQTVTYCHCSDCRRLSGAPVAAFAAFARDQVNLADFGPAKSVTPGVNRWFCTECGTQLAATYDYLPDQVYVPIGLLDQAADLPAEGHGHTDSALPWLHIEDDLPRDATSARDRLQETSCKG; this comes from the coding sequence ATGACCGGGCGCTGTTACTGCGGACGCGCGCGGCTGACGGCCAGCGCGCTGCCGCAAACCGTCACATACTGCCATTGCTCCGACTGCCGCCGCCTGTCCGGCGCGCCGGTCGCGGCCTTTGCCGCCTTCGCGCGGGATCAGGTGAACCTGGCCGATTTTGGTCCGGCCAAAAGCGTCACCCCCGGCGTCAATCGCTGGTTCTGCACTGAGTGTGGCACGCAATTGGCGGCCACCTACGATTATCTGCCAGATCAGGTCTATGTGCCGATCGGTCTGCTGGATCAGGCGGCAGATCTGCCCGCTGAGGGCCATGGCCATACCGACAGCGCGCTGCCGTGGCTCCATATCGAAGATGACCTGCCCCGCGATGCCACCTCCGCGCGGGACCGCTTGCAAGAGACATCCTGCAAGGGCTAA
- a CDS encoding branched-chain amino acid aminotransferase: protein MATGTNIKTYFDGAWHDADIPVMRAGDHGAWQGTTCFDGARYVDGMAPDLLAHCDRVVRSAKALSLNPGKTGQQIFDIVWEGLGRYPKDVAVYVRPNFFGIDGGQYGIIPATTEAGFFICLEEVPMAAPDAASRLATTRFHRPVLNTAVLDAKAGCLYPNNARMLMEARDKGYDNALVTDAMGNVAETATANIFMVRDGEAFTPIPNGTFLNGITRQRHIANLRADGVTVTEAVLTFQDFREADEVFMTGNLNKVTPVLEFDGTHYQHGPVTKRARDLYWDWAASAA from the coding sequence ATGGCCACCGGCACCAATATCAAGACCTATTTCGATGGCGCGTGGCATGACGCGGATATTCCCGTCATGCGGGCGGGCGACCATGGCGCCTGGCAGGGCACCACCTGCTTTGACGGGGCGCGCTACGTGGATGGCATGGCCCCGGACCTTCTGGCCCATTGCGACCGGGTCGTGCGGTCAGCCAAGGCCCTGTCGCTCAATCCCGGCAAAACGGGGCAACAGATTTTTGACATCGTGTGGGAGGGGCTTGGCCGCTACCCCAAAGACGTGGCCGTCTACGTGCGGCCCAACTTTTTCGGCATCGACGGCGGCCAATACGGCATTATCCCCGCGACGACGGAGGCGGGCTTCTTCATCTGCCTGGAGGAAGTTCCCATGGCCGCACCTGACGCGGCCTCCCGCCTCGCGACCACCCGTTTTCACCGCCCCGTGCTGAACACCGCCGTGCTGGATGCCAAGGCAGGCTGCCTCTATCCCAACAACGCGCGGATGCTGATGGAGGCGCGCGACAAAGGCTACGACAACGCGCTGGTCACGGACGCCATGGGCAACGTGGCCGAAACCGCCACCGCCAACATCTTCATGGTCCGGGATGGAGAGGCGTTCACGCCAATCCCCAACGGAACCTTCCTCAACGGGATCACGCGACAGCGCCACATTGCCAACCTGCGCGCCGATGGTGTCACCGTGACCGAGGCCGTGCTGACCTTCCAAGATTTCCGAGAGGCTGATGAGGTCTTCATGACCGGCAACCTCAACAAGGTCACGCCGGTGCTGGAATTCGACGGCACCCATTACCAGCACGGTCCCGTAACCAAGCGGGCGCGGGACTTGTACTGGGACTGGGCGGCCTCCGCCGCCTGA
- a CDS encoding C4-dicarboxylate TRAP transporter substrate-binding protein has translation MKKLLLTATALTAFAPFQASAEEIDVTIVAGHPPIFIWVRHLAETFVPTVDAALDGTEHSINWNEAYGGSLARVGGESDAVASGLAQIAYNPTLFNPALYPLQNIGYMAPFATTDPRLAAATVEQLQRDIPEMAAAWTEQDQVFLGGGFAIDSYQIFTTFPIEALADIDGRRICAAGPAANWLRGTGAVAVSSSLTEYYNSIQTGVCDGAINFATAAAPGGLAEVAPHMTIVDFGAPFAAALSANIDFYDDLPDAVQAALHEGAAAYSEAVFAAQDALLDASYDRIREDGGIVADFPAEERALWVNALPNVSQEWAVIQEENGLPGDAVLSAFMSALREAGETPPRDWDTE, from the coding sequence ATGAAAAAACTATTGCTGACGGCAACCGCACTGACCGCATTTGCGCCATTTCAGGCGAGCGCGGAAGAGATCGACGTGACGATCGTGGCGGGGCATCCACCGATCTTCATCTGGGTGCGCCATCTGGCCGAGACATTCGTGCCCACGGTCGACGCGGCGCTGGACGGGACAGAGCATAGCATCAACTGGAATGAGGCCTACGGCGGATCGCTGGCCCGTGTGGGCGGGGAAAGCGACGCGGTGGCCAGCGGTTTGGCGCAGATCGCCTATAACCCCACCCTGTTCAATCCCGCCCTCTATCCGTTGCAGAACATCGGCTACATGGCCCCGTTCGCCACGACCGACCCACGCCTTGCGGCCGCCACGGTGGAACAACTTCAGCGCGACATCCCCGAAATGGCCGCCGCCTGGACCGAGCAGGATCAGGTGTTTCTGGGCGGCGGCTTCGCCATCGACAGCTATCAGATCTTCACCACCTTCCCGATTGAGGCCCTGGCCGATATCGACGGGCGCCGCATTTGCGCGGCGGGCCCTGCGGCCAACTGGTTGCGTGGCACAGGCGCCGTTGCGGTCAGCTCCAGCCTGACGGAATACTACAACTCCATCCAGACGGGCGTCTGCGACGGGGCGATCAACTTTGCCACCGCCGCCGCACCGGGCGGATTGGCGGAGGTTGCACCTCATATGACCATTGTAGATTTCGGCGCGCCGTTTGCCGCTGCCTTGTCGGCAAATATCGACTTCTATGATGATCTGCCCGACGCGGTGCAGGCCGCCCTTCATGAGGGGGCCGCTGCGTATTCCGAGGCTGTATTTGCCGCCCAGGACGCGCTGCTTGACGCCTCCTATGACCGCATCCGTGAGGACGGTGGGATCGTGGCGGACTTTCCGGCTGAGGAACGCGCGCTTTGGGTGAATGCCCTGCCCAATGTCTCTCAGGAATGGGCGGTGATCCAGGAGGAGAACGGCTTGCCCGGCGACGCGGTCCTGTCCGCGTTCATGTCGGCGCTGCGCGAGGCCGGTGAAACGCCGCCGCGCGACTGGGACACGGAATGA
- a CDS encoding NifU family protein — protein sequence MFIQTEATPNPATLKFLPGQSVLEVGTADFPTAETSEKSPLASRIFAVEGVTGVFFGIDFVTVTKADAVDWDHVKPAILGAIMEHYQSGDPVMGDGHEVSSGHAEHTGEDGEIVGQIKSLLDTRVRPAVAQDGGDITFHGFDRGVVYLHMQGACAGCPSSTLTLKMGIENLLRHYIPEVVEVRPVNT from the coding sequence ATGTTCATCCAGACCGAAGCCACACCCAACCCCGCGACCCTGAAATTCCTGCCCGGCCAGTCCGTGCTGGAGGTGGGCACCGCTGATTTCCCAACGGCTGAGACGTCGGAAAAGTCCCCCCTCGCGTCGCGGATCTTCGCGGTTGAGGGCGTCACCGGCGTCTTCTTCGGCATAGATTTCGTGACCGTCACCAAAGCCGACGCGGTGGACTGGGATCACGTGAAACCCGCAATCCTTGGCGCAATCATGGAGCATTATCAATCCGGTGATCCGGTCATGGGCGACGGCCATGAAGTCAGCAGCGGCCACGCCGAACATACCGGCGAGGACGGTGAGATCGTGGGCCAGATCAAGAGCTTGCTGGACACCCGCGTGCGCCCCGCTGTGGCGCAAGACGGCGGCGATATCACCTTCCACGGCTTTGATCGCGGGGTTGTCTATCTGCACATGCAAGGCGCTTGCGCCGGGTGCCCGTCATCGACGCTGACCCTGAAAATGGGCATTGAGAACCTTCTGCGTCACTACATCCCCGAGGTGGTTGAGGTGCGTCCTGTCAACACCTGA
- a CDS encoding FAD-dependent oxidoreductase → MGKPRIVILGGGFGGLYTARALHRTFRDTAEIEVITAENYFVFQPLLPEVGAGSVTPIHATSPYRFLLKGVGIRKAMIDSVDFAAKRVTVFQGVQRRPTEVPYDHLVVALGQTVDLSRTPGLEAHALTMKTLEDARRLRAHVIERLEHADITNLPEVKRGALTFTVIGGGFSGIETVGEMAELIDRSLKYYPNVSRDEVRIIVLEFADKVLAEMPEKLRAYAQAQLEKRGVEVCLNTGIASATGTQITTTDGDVIDTRTVVATIGNAPAPVVKRMDLPLTQGRIAVERDLSVPGRDGVWSLGDCALIPMVEDANAREDYAPPTAQFAVREAKQLAANIKRAVDGTALKPFEYTSKGSMASLGARRGIADVMGIRLTGFLAWVLWRAYYVAFLPGFPAKVWVLSHWVLDWVTPRSLVNLSSPKTDASRHIRYAKGDRIYETGNRADTFFTIIEGAVEITNAKGHDGQPTTRRIEPGGHFGERLILGATRRVATARALEDTVVLAMGRDEFLKLTRALPALRDYFEAHLAEKGLDWAPEPDERRDAAE, encoded by the coding sequence ATGGGCAAACCGCGCATCGTGATCCTGGGCGGCGGCTTCGGCGGTCTCTACACGGCCCGGGCCCTTCACCGCACCTTCCGCGACACCGCCGAGATCGAGGTGATCACGGCCGAGAACTACTTCGTCTTCCAGCCTCTGCTGCCCGAGGTCGGCGCAGGGTCTGTCACGCCCATTCACGCCACGTCCCCCTACCGGTTCCTGTTGAAGGGCGTGGGCATCCGCAAGGCGATGATCGACAGCGTCGATTTCGCCGCCAAGCGTGTCACCGTGTTCCAAGGCGTCCAGCGCCGCCCGACCGAGGTGCCCTACGACCACCTCGTCGTGGCCCTTGGGCAGACCGTCGATCTGTCCCGCACCCCGGGACTTGAAGCCCACGCCCTGACGATGAAAACGCTGGAAGACGCCCGCCGCCTCCGCGCCCATGTGATCGAACGGCTGGAGCATGCCGACATCACCAACCTGCCGGAGGTCAAGCGCGGTGCCCTGACCTTCACCGTCATCGGCGGGGGCTTTTCGGGGATCGAGACCGTGGGGGAGATGGCGGAATTGATCGACCGCTCCCTGAAATATTATCCCAACGTCTCCCGCGATGAGGTGCGTATCATCGTGCTGGAATTCGCCGACAAGGTGCTGGCCGAAATGCCCGAAAAGCTGCGCGCCTATGCCCAGGCGCAGCTTGAAAAGCGCGGGGTGGAAGTTTGTCTGAACACCGGCATCGCCTCGGCCACCGGCACTCAGATCACCACCACCGACGGCGATGTGATCGATACCCGCACCGTAGTGGCCACCATCGGCAACGCGCCTGCGCCGGTCGTCAAGCGTATGGACCTGCCCCTGACCCAGGGCCGCATCGCGGTCGAACGCGACCTCTCGGTGCCTGGGCGAGACGGCGTCTGGTCCCTTGGCGACTGTGCCCTGATCCCGATGGTGGAGGACGCGAATGCGCGCGAAGACTACGCGCCGCCCACCGCCCAATTTGCGGTGCGAGAGGCCAAGCAACTGGCCGCAAACATCAAACGCGCGGTCGATGGCACCGCGCTGAAACCCTTTGAATACACCTCCAAAGGCTCCATGGCGTCCCTTGGCGCGCGGCGCGGGATCGCAGATGTCATGGGCATCCGGCTGACCGGGTTTCTCGCCTGGGTCCTGTGGCGCGCGTATTATGTGGCCTTTCTTCCCGGCTTTCCGGCGAAGGTCTGGGTGCTGAGCCATTGGGTGCTGGATTGGGTGACGCCGCGCAGTCTGGTGAACCTGTCATCCCCCAAGACCGACGCCTCGCGCCATATCCGCTATGCCAAAGGCGACCGGATCTATGAGACGGGCAACCGCGCCGACACGTTCTTCACGATCATTGAGGGCGCGGTCGAGATCACCAACGCCAAAGGCCACGACGGCCAGCCCACCACGCGGCGCATTGAGCCCGGCGGACATTTCGGCGAACGGCTGATCCTGGGGGCGACCCGCCGCGTGGCAACGGCCCGCGCGCTGGAGGATACCGTTGTGCTGGCCATGGGTCGGGACGAATTCCTGAAGCTGACCCGGGCGTTACCGGCGCTGCGCGATTATTTTGAGGCGCATCTGGCAGAGAAGGGCCTCGATTGGGCACCTGAGCCGGACGAGCGGCGCGACGCTGCGGAATAG
- the tsaB gene encoding tRNA (adenosine(37)-N6)-threonylcarbamoyltransferase complex dimerization subunit type 1 TsaB, which produces MAHPTILAFDTSGPWVGTALLRDGDVRAAHYIDMKRGQAEHLMPLVEQTLAEAGTALHDLDAIGVGIGPGNFTGIRISVSAARGLALALEVPAIGVSVLDSLAYKAPRPCLATRNAPRDTLYVQRFGDGLDRAPAHVLKANLADWITPNITLVGQDSPEMSRAHGIDHAPAAYAPASAIARITAMRLGTPQPRPAPLYIKPADAAPARETGPQML; this is translated from the coding sequence ATGGCGCATCCGACGATCCTTGCATTCGATACCTCCGGCCCATGGGTTGGCACAGCGCTTCTTCGGGATGGGGACGTGCGCGCCGCCCATTACATCGACATGAAAAGGGGCCAGGCCGAACATCTGATGCCTCTGGTCGAACAGACCTTGGCGGAGGCTGGCACAGCCCTGCACGACCTCGACGCCATCGGCGTGGGTATCGGGCCGGGGAACTTTACTGGCATCCGGATCTCCGTCTCTGCGGCGCGGGGTTTGGCCTTGGCGCTTGAGGTGCCTGCGATTGGCGTTTCTGTGCTGGATAGCCTTGCCTACAAAGCACCCCGCCCTTGCCTTGCCACCCGCAACGCGCCGCGTGACACGCTGTATGTGCAGCGATTTGGAGACGGGCTGGACCGCGCGCCTGCTCACGTCCTAAAAGCAAATCTGGCCGATTGGATCACGCCGAACATCACGCTTGTGGGGCAGGATTCGCCTGAGATGTCGCGCGCGCACGGCATTGACCATGCTCCCGCCGCCTATGCGCCCGCGTCGGCCATCGCGCGCATCACAGCCATGCGGCTTGGGACGCCGCAGCCCCGGCCCGCGCCGCTCTATATCAAGCCCGCCGATGCCGCGCCCGCGCGGGAGACCGGGCCGCAGATGTTATGA
- a CDS encoding universal stress protein translates to MRKFLVVLDDTRECLNAMRFAAMRAHNTGGGVEILSVIPPDEFNHWIGVGDIMRAEARERIEAHFNVFAKWMRDKQEIDPTLVIREGVPEEQILAHISEDKDIGVLVLGANSGKGGPGPLVTALTKSAGNLPVPLTIVPVELSKEQLEAIT, encoded by the coding sequence ATGCGTAAATTCCTCGTCGTGCTCGATGACACCCGCGAATGCCTGAACGCCATGCGCTTTGCAGCCATGCGGGCCCACAATACCGGCGGCGGGGTGGAGATCCTGTCGGTCATCCCCCCCGATGAATTCAACCACTGGATCGGCGTGGGCGACATCATGCGCGCAGAGGCCCGCGAACGGATCGAGGCGCATTTCAACGTCTTCGCCAAGTGGATGCGCGACAAGCAGGAGATCGACCCGACCCTCGTGATCCGCGAAGGCGTGCCCGAGGAGCAGATCCTCGCCCATATCTCCGAGGACAAGGACATCGGCGTGCTGGTGCTGGGGGCGAATTCCGGCAAAGGCGGGCCCGGTCCGCTGGTGACGGCCCTGACGAAGTCGGCCGGAAACTTGCCCGTGCCCCTGACAATCGTGCCTGTCGAGCTCAGCAAGGAACAGCTGGAAGCGATCACCTGA